A window of the Phaseolus vulgaris cultivar G19833 chromosome 5, P. vulgaris v2.0, whole genome shotgun sequence genome harbors these coding sequences:
- the LOC137834656 gene encoding E3 ubiquitin protein ligase RIN2 isoform X1, which produces MALRVIAVSAVSTFLSFVGLQFCTDLSLEKLRSDGLIGWNLIHLDDASQEIELPSGLYTTIGLLLNCMINLFVLLNLCIKAVFFSELYASETRKLIERLVNYVIYKGTFLPLIVPPTIYQAGLWSTWLTVLCSLKMFQALARDRLERLNASPSATPWTYLRVYSALLFVFMADVFWIRLCLTIYRTHGSSMYLLLFFEPFSIAFETLQAILVHGFQLLDIWLHHSACNSSDFRTPKLLNTLTAGSLLEWKGILIRNLGFFLDMATFFMALGHYLYIWRLHGMAFHLVDAVLFLNIRALLSAIVNRIKGFIKLRIALGTLHAALPDATTEELRAYDDECAICREPMAKAKKLNCNHLFHLACLRSWLDQGLTDIYTCPTCRKPLFEGVPQNEASSDAGTISSDEQLARQISAGLDRPNPTRHTMPTGLYPNQTLNTPEGVTWRGAGLDSGWLHSWPNQGVDGAGPSTAIRTVGLGRVQMMMRHLASVGETYAQTAFEDSSWNLWPINPSQASASASTIPPPSGRSPARTDSLHLRTASQSSNDNVANILAMAETVREVLPHIPDDMIFQDLQRTNSVMVTVNNLLQM; this is translated from the exons ATGGCTTTGAGGGTTATAGCAGTTTCGGCGGTTTCTACATTTTTGAGCTTTGTGGGTCTTCAGTTTTGCACAGACCTGTCTTTGGAGAAACTTAGATCAGATGGACTAATAGGCTGGAATTTAATTCACTTGGACGATGCCAGCCAAGAGATTGAGTTGCCTTCGGGTTTGTACACCACCATAGGGCTACTGCTGAATTGCATGATCAATTTATTTGTCCTTCTCAATCTTTGTATCAAG GCTGTGTTTTTCTCAGAGTTATATGCTTCTGAGACTCGTAAACTGATTGAGCGTCTTGTTAATTATGTCATTTACAAG GGGACATTTCTTCCACTGATTGTGCCACCAACAATTTATCAAGCTGGTCTTTGGTCAACTTGGTTGACTGTGCTTTGCTCTCTGAAG ATGTTTCAAGCTTTAGCTAGAGATCGTTTGGAACGGCTGAATGCATCTCCATCTGCTACACCCTGGACGTATCTTCGTGTATATTCAGcattattatttgttttcatGGCTGATGTTTTCTG GATAAGGCTTTGTCTGACAATATATAGAACACACGGGTCCTCCATGTATCTGCTATTGTTCTTTGAGCCTTTCAGTATTGCTTTTGAGACCCTACAG GCCATTTTGGTACATGGATTTCAGCTACTTGACATATGGCTGCATCATTCAGCTTGCAATAGCAGTGATTTCCGAACACCTAAACTGCTTAACACATTAACTGCAG GTTCATTGTTGGAATGGAAGGGAATTCTTATTCGGAACTTGGGGTTTTTCCTAGACATGGCTACATTTTTTATGGCACTTGGCCATTACTTGTATATATGGAGGCTTCATGGAATGGCTTTCCATCTTGTAGATGCAGTGCTATTTCTAAATATACGT GCATTGCTTAGTGCAATAGTAAATCGCATAAAAGGCTTTATCAAGCTAAGGATAGCTCTAGGAACACTTCATGCAGCTCTTCCTGATGCAACAACTGAGGAGCTAAGAGCGTATGATGATGAATGTGCTATTTGTAGA GAACCAATGGCTAAGGCTAAAAAGCTAAACTGCAATCATCTCTTCCATCTTGCATGTTTGAGATCTTG GTTGGATCAAGGCCTGACTGATATATATACTTGTCCAACTTGTCGAAAGCCACTTTTTGAGGGTGTGCCTCAAAATGAAGCAAGCTCTGACGCAGGAACTATATCTAGTGATGAACAGCTTGCACGCCAAATTAGTGCTGGATTGGATCGGCCAAACCCTACTAGACATACCATGCCTACCGGATTATATCCAAATCAGACACTAAACACTCCTGAAGGTGTTACTTGGAG GGGTGCAGGGCTGGACTCAGGTTGGTTACATTCTTGGCCAAATCAAGGTGTTGACGGGGCCGGTCCTTCTACTGCTATCAGAACAGTTGGATTGGGAAGAGTTCAAATGATGATGAGGCATCTTGCATCTGTTGGAGAAACCTATGCTCAGACTGCCTTTGAAGATTCTTCTTGGAACCTTTGGCCCATTAATCCCTCTCAGGCTTCTGCAAGTGCTTCAACCATCCCACCCCCCAGTGGAAGATCACCGGCACGAACTGATAGTTTACATTTAAGGACTGCCTCACAGTCTTCAAATGATAATGTCGCTAATATACTAGCCATGGCTGAGACTGTTCGGGAGGTTCTACCTCATATTCCAGATGACATGATATTCCAG GATTTGCAAAGAACAAATTCAGTTATGGTTACTGTGAATAATCTTCTCCAAATGTGA
- the LOC137834656 gene encoding E3 ubiquitin protein ligase RIN2 isoform X2, whose protein sequence is MRMGTFLPLIVPPTIYQAGLWSTWLTVLCSLKMFQALARDRLERLNASPSATPWTYLRVYSALLFVFMADVFWIRLCLTIYRTHGSSMYLLLFFEPFSIAFETLQAILVHGFQLLDIWLHHSACNSSDFRTPKLLNTLTAGSLLEWKGILIRNLGFFLDMATFFMALGHYLYIWRLHGMAFHLVDAVLFLNIRALLSAIVNRIKGFIKLRIALGTLHAALPDATTEELRAYDDECAICREPMAKAKKLNCNHLFHLACLRSWLDQGLTDIYTCPTCRKPLFEGVPQNEASSDAGTISSDEQLARQISAGLDRPNPTRHTMPTGLYPNQTLNTPEGVTWRGAGLDSGWLHSWPNQGVDGAGPSTAIRTVGLGRVQMMMRHLASVGETYAQTAFEDSSWNLWPINPSQASASASTIPPPSGRSPARTDSLHLRTASQSSNDNVANILAMAETVREVLPHIPDDMIFQDLQRTNSVMVTVNNLLQM, encoded by the exons ATGCGAATG GGGACATTTCTTCCACTGATTGTGCCACCAACAATTTATCAAGCTGGTCTTTGGTCAACTTGGTTGACTGTGCTTTGCTCTCTGAAG ATGTTTCAAGCTTTAGCTAGAGATCGTTTGGAACGGCTGAATGCATCTCCATCTGCTACACCCTGGACGTATCTTCGTGTATATTCAGcattattatttgttttcatGGCTGATGTTTTCTG GATAAGGCTTTGTCTGACAATATATAGAACACACGGGTCCTCCATGTATCTGCTATTGTTCTTTGAGCCTTTCAGTATTGCTTTTGAGACCCTACAG GCCATTTTGGTACATGGATTTCAGCTACTTGACATATGGCTGCATCATTCAGCTTGCAATAGCAGTGATTTCCGAACACCTAAACTGCTTAACACATTAACTGCAG GTTCATTGTTGGAATGGAAGGGAATTCTTATTCGGAACTTGGGGTTTTTCCTAGACATGGCTACATTTTTTATGGCACTTGGCCATTACTTGTATATATGGAGGCTTCATGGAATGGCTTTCCATCTTGTAGATGCAGTGCTATTTCTAAATATACGT GCATTGCTTAGTGCAATAGTAAATCGCATAAAAGGCTTTATCAAGCTAAGGATAGCTCTAGGAACACTTCATGCAGCTCTTCCTGATGCAACAACTGAGGAGCTAAGAGCGTATGATGATGAATGTGCTATTTGTAGA GAACCAATGGCTAAGGCTAAAAAGCTAAACTGCAATCATCTCTTCCATCTTGCATGTTTGAGATCTTG GTTGGATCAAGGCCTGACTGATATATATACTTGTCCAACTTGTCGAAAGCCACTTTTTGAGGGTGTGCCTCAAAATGAAGCAAGCTCTGACGCAGGAACTATATCTAGTGATGAACAGCTTGCACGCCAAATTAGTGCTGGATTGGATCGGCCAAACCCTACTAGACATACCATGCCTACCGGATTATATCCAAATCAGACACTAAACACTCCTGAAGGTGTTACTTGGAG GGGTGCAGGGCTGGACTCAGGTTGGTTACATTCTTGGCCAAATCAAGGTGTTGACGGGGCCGGTCCTTCTACTGCTATCAGAACAGTTGGATTGGGAAGAGTTCAAATGATGATGAGGCATCTTGCATCTGTTGGAGAAACCTATGCTCAGACTGCCTTTGAAGATTCTTCTTGGAACCTTTGGCCCATTAATCCCTCTCAGGCTTCTGCAAGTGCTTCAACCATCCCACCCCCCAGTGGAAGATCACCGGCACGAACTGATAGTTTACATTTAAGGACTGCCTCACAGTCTTCAAATGATAATGTCGCTAATATACTAGCCATGGCTGAGACTGTTCGGGAGGTTCTACCTCATATTCCAGATGACATGATATTCCAG GATTTGCAAAGAACAAATTCAGTTATGGTTACTGTGAATAATCTTCTCCAAATGTGA